The DNA region CTTCAACCACGCCATTCTGGAGACTGCGGCAGGTGCGCTGAAAAGCAAAGGACAAGAGGTTGTCGTACGTGATTTGTATGCGCTCGGCTTCCAGCCTGTTCTTAAACCCGAAGATACGGAAGCAATGAAGGCCGGACAAACTCCTGCGGATATCAAAACGGAACAGGAATATATCGCACAAGCGGACGTTATTACGTTCATTTATCCCATTTGGTGGGCGGGATTGCCTGCGATTATCAAAGGATACGTTGATCGGGTATTCTCATACGGCTTTGCTTATGCTTATGGCGCTGAAGGCATTGATAAGCTGCTGAAAGGCAAAAAAGGGCTGATCATCAACACTCACGGTACGCCTAAAGAAGTTTACGATCAAATCGGCATGAGCGAAGCCCTGAAACTTACTGCGACAACGGGCATTTTTGACTTCACGGGCATTGAATCCGTTGGACATCTGCTGTTCGGCAATGTTCCAAGCGTTGGCGAAGAAGCCCTCAAAGGATATTTGAAAGAGGTTGAAGAAACAATTAATTCTTTATTACATTCATAAAAGAAATGCGGAAAGGCGTTGGTAGGCAGATTAACATCCGATGTTCGGACACTTTGCACGATTATCCCGCTTGATCAGGTAGCAAAGAAGCAGACAGGCTCGTGAGAAAAAATATTTTGGTGAAGAAGCAGATAGGTACGAGATAATTTAGACGGGCTTAGGAGAAGGAATCAGGTTTAGGTGAAACAGACCGGACAAGAGATCAAGACAGGAGATCTGGATAGGAGATCAAGGACAAGACACGAGGGAAACGAAAAGACCGTGATTTTGCTGTAGCCTGAACCCTGAACCCTTCCGTCTGCAGCAACGCCCGCACTGTTCATGCTCATCCCCACCCATCAAGTTGCTCCACATCAAACTCCCCCCACCGTTCCAGCGTCTCGATCAGGCTGCGGCCGCAAGGGGCTGGTTCGGTTGGCGCGCGATCAGCCGGCGGTAAGGGATCGCCGGAATCGCCACACACATGCGCAGTAACTTCTGCCGCATCGTTTCTTCCGCTCCGGGCAGTCCTTCTTGCAGGCGCAGCCGGCGGCGTCCGGTGTACTCGTTCAGGTACGCCTGCAGATGCTTCAGTCCCAAGGCTCCATACGTACTCTTCAGCGATTCCCACGCCTCTCTCACCACTTTCCGCAAAGGCGCATACAGCCGAAAGGCCTGAGGAAACAACTGTACCGCCGATGTATGGATATCCACATGCCCGCTAATAAACGCGGTTAGATCGTGACGGTTTGCCCTTTCTTCGCCTCCCCGCTTATACGGCACCAAGAGGATTTTGACCTGCTCCGGCTCGCCCGACTCCGTGACCGTGCAGCCGGCTACGACCGCCGAGGCGTACGGATGCGAAAGCTGACACCGGGACGGATTACGTCCATACTGATCGCTGTTCAGCTTCACGTCTCCGGAGAGCAGCTCTCGGGCATCGAACTCCCCCACGGCATGGCGTATTTTGTGCAGCATCGACCAGGCGGTCTTGTAGGTGACCCGGATCACCTGGCGCAGCCGCAGCGCCGAGATGCCGCCCTCCAGCAGGAATAAATCCAGGGCCTCGAACCACTTGAGCAAGGGCAGATGCGTTCCTTCAAAAATTGTGCCGACCAAAGGCGACGCTTGATGCTTGCACTTTCCGCACTCGAACAAGGGGATATGCCGGGAAGTCAGACGGCTGCACCGAGTGTGAGCGCAGCGCGGGCAGACGAAGCCGCTGGGCCACTTCATCGCGATCAGCGCCTCCATGCAGTCCTGCTCGCTGTTAAAACACTGCTGAATGGTTGAAGTTCCGCTCCCGCATTGACCTCCATGTTCGCTCGCCCTCCCGAATTTAAATCAGCGTACATACGTTCTCTTTTCCTAATTATACCAAATATACATTCTCTTATCAACCCGAAAATCTCACCTGAACGACCTTATTTTTTTCTTATTCTTTTTTTCTTTATCCCTTACCCTAGCCCTCAACCCTCTGAACGAAAGGGATAATCGTGCAAAGGCAGGCAGCAGGCAGAGATACCAGGACACGAACCCTAAAGACAGTCACCTCAGCTATTTACCTCAGTCCAGGAAATCGGGAGGGGGCGCTAGGGTCAAGTGGAAGAATAAGATTGCCTGCCGGGAAAATAAGCAAGAAAATAAGCGGGAAAGTTCTAAAATCACCGCATCTTTAGCTTAAAAAACTTCATTTTATTCACAAAACCGCAGTGTTACGCTTTCGATAAGCGGAAATTCGGATACCGTGCTGTAAGCAATTACACGATGAAAGGCAGGAACCCCCTTGTTAAACGATACACAGCGGCAATGGTTGAACGGCGTTATCGCCAAAGTGACGGCCAAAATGGACGCGGTCTGCGAGCGCTCCCGGAACAAAATTCCTTATACGACCGTGAACGGTGTGCATGACGACCGGTCCATAGATAATCCGACGGGAGATGATTCGGACGGCATTAACTGGTGGACCAACGGCTTTTGGGCAGGCATGTTGTGGATGATGTACCATGAAACCGGCAACGAGAAATACAAGGAAATCGCGCAAATTTCCGAAGCCAAGCTGGACCGGTGTTTTGAAGAATTTTACGGCCTGCATCATGATGTCGGGTTTATGTGGCTGCCCACGAGCGTCGCGAATTACAAAACGACCGGCAACCCGGAATCCCGGAAGCGGGCGCTGCATGCCGCTAACTTGCTGGCGGGCCGGTTCAATTTGGCGGGGGGCTTCATTCGCGCATGGAACGATCTGGAGGAAGGGGATACGCGGGGCTGGGCGATCATCGACTGCATGCTCAACATTCCCTTGCTGTACTGGGCCACGGAAGAAACGGGGGACCCGCGTTTCAAGCAAATCGCCATGAAGCACGCAGATACGACCATGTCGGCGTTTGTCCGTCCCGACGGCTCCGTCAACCATATCGTCGAATTTGATCCATTCCACGGAGGCGTGGTTCGGACGCATGGCGGCCAGGGCTACGGAGAAGGCTCCTCCTGGACGCGCGGGCAGACCTGGGCGCTCTACGGTTTTATGATGAGCCATATTCATACCGGAAAAGACGAGTATTTGCAGACGGCCAAGCGGGTTGCTCATTATTTTATGGCGAGCATTCCGGAGGACGGCATCATCCCGGTCGATTTCCGGCAACCGGCGGAGCCGAGGCTGGCGGACGATACGGCCGCGGCCATCGCGGCCTGCGGGCTCATCGAAATCGCCAAGGCCGCCGGCGGGCACGAAAGCCGCTCGTATGCGGCGGCGGCGCTGAAGCTGCTGAAAACGCTGGACGAATCGCGCATCGATTGGTCGCCGGATACCGACCATTTCCTGCTTTACGGCACAGGGGCGTACCACGGCAAAACGCATCATCAACCGATAATCTACGGCGATTATTATTTTATGGAGGCGTTATGCAAGCTGAAGGGCAACGATCTATATCTTTTCTGAAATTTGGTATTGTAATTCCGGGACAAAGCGCCAGCGCGATTGGGGAGGGAACAGCATGATGCGGCTATCATCGTGGATGATGAGGAATTGTCGGTCAAACGGCTTACGCGGATTTTGCGGGAAAACGGCAAAATAGCGACCTGCCGGGCGTTTTTGAACCCGCATGAAGCCTATGAGTATTCCCGAGCGAACGCGGTTGACATCGCTTTTTTGGATATCTCCATGCCCGAAATCGATGGGATGAAGCTCAAACTGAGAAGCCCCAAAAACGCGGAATTGTTCGCCTTTCTGGTTTGCCAGAGGACAGCCAGCCGCGAGGAAATCATTGATACGCTGTGGAGCGGGCTAACGCCGGTCCTCCGGATGAAAGGACAAGCAGCTCCAGCTCATAAATCGTTTTAACGGACACTAGCGACGTTAATTACTCCAAAATCGGGAGTTAAAAAAATGCAACGGACCGGAGAGGCGTATTGCCGTCAAATCTGCTGAAAAAGTCTGATTTGAGGGTTAATAACGTCAACCAGGTCCGTAGCGTTGGGATATACCCGGGAAATGAGCGAATAACGGCTTTCCCGGTCCTTTCCCGGTCCGCTACTGTCTGCTCAGACGATCCGTTAGGAACCGGAAAATCCCGCTAAACCGCTCACCCCGTTAAACCGCTCAATCCAAGTGATACGGCTCCTGGTCCGCCGGGAGCGGGGCCGGGGGCGTGCACGTGCTTTGCATTTCGTAGTAACGGCCCGAGTCCGAGGAATCGTGGAAGCCCCACATCGCTTCCAGCACGTGGTACGCGAGCTCGCCGCTGGCGCGGTGCGGGCGGCCGCGCAGCAGGGCGGCGGCCATGTCGGCCGGGCCGATGCCGCGGCTGTTCTCGGCGTAGCCCGGCAGCAGCGGCGCTTCGGTCCACTCCGTTGCGCCGAGCCTGCGGTATTTCACCGGGCCGCCGAACGTGTTGGGATCCGGCACCAGCAAGGTGCCTTCGGTGCCGTGGATTTCAAGCGGCGGGAGCGTGCTGCCGCCGAACACGTCAAAGCTTGTGATTAGCGTGGCGATGGCGCTCTGGGCAAATTCCAGCGTTCCGGCGACATGCGTCGGCACCTCCACGGGAACCCGCTGCCCGCGTTTCTTTTCGCTCGTGATCGTACGCTCCGCCAGCGCTTTGCCGGTGATTCCGGCGATGCGCCGAATCGGACCCAACAGCTGAATTAATGCCGTCAAATAGTAGGGGCCCATGTCGAACATGGGGCCGCCGCCCTTGGCATAATAAAACTCCGGGTCCGGATGCCAATGCTCGTGGCCGCGGCTCATCATAAACGCCGTGGCCGACACGGGCCGGCCGATCGCGCCGTCCCGGATCAGCTTCAGCGCCGTCTGAATGCCGGCCCCGAAAAACGTCTCCGGCGCGCTGCCGACCAGCAGCCCGCGGCGGCGGGCCGTCTCGAGGATGGTCAGCCCGTCCTCGCGGGTGACGGCGAGCGGCTTCTCGACGTATACATGTTTGCCGGCCTCCAGCGCCTTGAGGCACACCTCCGCATGGGCGGCCGGGATCGTCAAATTGATGACGATCGCGATGTCCGGATCGCCCAGCAGCTCCTCAACCGTGCAGACCCGGGGAATGCCGTAGCGTTCAGCCTGTTCCCGCGCCCGGGACAGATCCAGATCGGCGCAGGCCGCAAGCTCGAGCTCCGCGAATTTGCGGCAGTTTTCCATGTAAATGCCGCTGATTTTACCGCAGCCGATGATGCCAACCTTGATTTTCTCCATTACTGGCTGTCCCCCATCCCGGTGTAGGCTCCGGTCCCGGCCGCGCCCAATGCTCCGGCGGCCTGAAGTTCCAGAGCCCGCTGCTTTCCTGCGGCGGCCCACAGCAGCCCGCGCGTCATCAGCTCCTTCACCGGAGGAAGCAGGGCGACGTCGGCGTGATGGCCCAGCGAATTGTAATACACCCGGCCAACGCCCCACCGTTTCGTCCAAACGACCGGCATATCGACGGATTTGTTGAGGCGATGCGGCCCGTCCACGATCGGAAACCGGGTGGTGGCCAGCACCTCGACGGCCGGGTCAACGTGGAGATAATACTGCTCCGTGTCCACGAAGAAATCCTCGATCCCCTCGGTCAGCGGGCTTGATCCGGGTTTGATTTCGACCTTGTAATGAACCCCGTCGTTCCCCGGATGAGCGACCCATTGGCCGCCGGTCATGAACTGCCAGTCCACGTTGTTGCGGAACGAGTCGCACATGCCCCCATGGCATCCGGCCAGGCCGGTGCCGTTTTGCACAGCGGCTGATACATTAGCGACCTGCTCTTTGGAGATCTCTCCCATCGTCCAGACCGGCACGATCAGGTCGAGCCCCAGCAGCTTTTCGGCGTCCGCATAGGCCTCCAGCGTGTCGGATACTTCCACGTCAAACTGATGCTCCCGCAAAATACCGGCAAAAATCGCGGCGACCTTGTCCGGCTCGTGTCCGTCCCAGCCGCCCCAAACGATAAGCGCTTTTTTCATCTCGGTTTTCGTCTCCTTATCCATAGCTTGCGAATTTGAATTTCAGAATTTCTCACATCGCTCAAACCGCTCACATTTCAGAAATTTTCACCCAGCGCCGTTCATCCACCGAACGTTCCACCGCTTCCAGCACCCCCTGGCACTTGACGCCGTCGCGGAAGTTCGGCTCCGGCTGTCTGCCTTCGTGGATCGCGCTTGTCAGCTCCAGCATTTCGTGCGTAAACGTATGCTCGAAGCCGAGCGTATGCCCCGGCGGCCACCAAGCCTCAGCATACGCGTGCGCCGGATCGGTCGCCAGCACGCGCCGGAAGCCCTGGACATCCTCGTCGTCCGAGGTGAAGTACACCTCCAGCTCGTTCATCCGCTCGAAATCGAATTTCACGCTGCCCAGGCTTCCGTTGATTTCGAACGCGTTCGTCGAGCGGTGTCCGGCCGCAAACCGCGTCGCCTCAAAGCTGCCCAGCGCCCCGTTTTCAAACCGGGCCAGAAACAGCGTCGCGTCGTCCACGGTAACCGGGCCCTTCGGCGCGTCTTTGCTGCTTTTGGCGCTGAGGCCGGTCATGTTTTCCGCCAACGGGCGCTCCTTGATGAACGTTTCGCTCATACCGATGACTTCCCGGATATCGCTGACCAGGTAATGGGCCAGATCGATCAAATGCGCGCCGAGGTCGCCGTGCGAACCGGAACCGGCCACGTCCTTCTGCAGCCGCCAGACGAGCGGGAATTCCGGATCGAGAATCCAGTCCTGCAGGAACCAGGCCCGGAAATGATAGATTTGCCCGAGCCGGCCGCTTTCCACCAGCTTTTTGGCCAGCTTCACCGCCGGAGAAAAGCGGTAGTTAAAGCCGACCATATGGGTGACGCCGGCCGCTTCCGCCGCCTCCAGCATCTCCCTGGCGTCCTCCAATGAAAGCGCTAACGGCTTTTCGCAAAAAATATGCTTCCCGGCCTTCGCCGCGGCCAAGGCGATTTCCTTATGGGCGTCGCTTGGGGCGTTGATGTCGATCAGGTCGATATCGTCCCGGGCCACAACTTGCTTCCAGTCGGTGGCCACTTCCGGCCAGCCGAGCCGGTCCGCGGCTTCGCGCGCAGCCTCTTCGTTCCGCCCGCACAGCACGGTCATCTCCGGCTTCAAGGCCCCGGGGAAAAACATCGGCAGGGCCCGGTAAGCGT from Paenibacillus macerans includes:
- a CDS encoding Gfo/Idh/MocA family protein; translation: MEKIKVGIIGCGKISGIYMENCRKFAELELAACADLDLSRAREQAERYGIPRVCTVEELLGDPDIAIVINLTIPAAHAEVCLKALEAGKHVYVEKPLAVTREDGLTILETARRRGLLVGSAPETFFGAGIQTALKLIRDGAIGRPVSATAFMMSRGHEHWHPDPEFYYAKGGGPMFDMGPYYLTALIQLLGPIRRIAGITGKALAERTITSEKKRGQRVPVEVPTHVAGTLEFAQSAIATLITSFDVFGGSTLPPLEIHGTEGTLLVPDPNTFGGPVKYRRLGATEWTEAPLLPGYAENSRGIGPADMAAALLRGRPHRASGELAYHVLEAMWGFHDSSDSGRYYEMQSTCTPPAPLPADQEPYHLD
- a CDS encoding Gfo/Idh/MocA family protein, whose amino-acid sequence is MKQLRIGMIGYKFMGKAHSNAYRALPMFFPGALKPEMTVLCGRNEEAAREAADRLGWPEVATDWKQVVARDDIDLIDINAPSDAHKEIALAAAKAGKHIFCEKPLALSLEDAREMLEAAEAAGVTHMVGFNYRFSPAVKLAKKLVESGRLGQIYHFRAWFLQDWILDPEFPLVWRLQKDVAGSGSHGDLGAHLIDLAHYLVSDIREVIGMSETFIKERPLAENMTGLSAKSSKDAPKGPVTVDDATLFLARFENGALGSFEATRFAAGHRSTNAFEINGSLGSVKFDFERMNELEVYFTSDDEDVQGFRRVLATDPAHAYAEAWWPPGHTLGFEHTFTHEMLELTSAIHEGRQPEPNFRDGVKCQGVLEAVERSVDERRWVKISEM
- a CDS encoding response regulator transcription factor gives rise to the protein MDDEELSVKRLTRILRENGKIATCRAFLNPHEAYEYSRANAVDIAFLDISMPEIDGMKLKLRSPKNAELFAFLVCQRTASREEIIDTLWSGLTPVLRMKGQAAPAHKSF
- a CDS encoding NAD(P)H-dependent oxidoreductase — translated: MKHLIIYAHPSQESFNHAILETAAGALKSKGQEVVVRDLYALGFQPVLKPEDTEAMKAGQTPADIKTEQEYIAQADVITFIYPIWWAGLPAIIKGYVDRVFSYGFAYAYGAEGIDKLLKGKKGLIINTHGTPKEVYDQIGMSEALKLTATTGIFDFTGIESVGHLLFGNVPSVGEEALKGYLKEVEETINSLLHS
- a CDS encoding transposase, with the protein product MEALIAMKWPSGFVCPRCAHTRCSRLTSRHIPLFECGKCKHQASPLVGTIFEGTHLPLLKWFEALDLFLLEGGISALRLRQVIRVTYKTAWSMLHKIRHAVGEFDARELLSGDVKLNSDQYGRNPSRCQLSHPYASAVVAGCTVTESGEPEQVKILLVPYKRGGEERANRHDLTAFISGHVDIHTSAVQLFPQAFRLYAPLRKVVREAWESLKSTYGALGLKHLQAYLNEYTGRRRLRLQEGLPGAEETMRQKLLRMCVAIPAIPYRRLIARQPNQPLAAAA
- a CDS encoding glycoside hydrolase family 88 protein, giving the protein MLNDTQRQWLNGVIAKVTAKMDAVCERSRNKIPYTTVNGVHDDRSIDNPTGDDSDGINWWTNGFWAGMLWMMYHETGNEKYKEIAQISEAKLDRCFEEFYGLHHDVGFMWLPTSVANYKTTGNPESRKRALHAANLLAGRFNLAGGFIRAWNDLEEGDTRGWAIIDCMLNIPLLYWATEETGDPRFKQIAMKHADTTMSAFVRPDGSVNHIVEFDPFHGGVVRTHGGQGYGEGSSWTRGQTWALYGFMMSHIHTGKDEYLQTAKRVAHYFMASIPEDGIIPVDFRQPAEPRLADDTAAAIAACGLIEIAKAAGGHESRSYAAAALKLLKTLDESRIDWSPDTDHFLLYGTGAYHGKTHHQPIIYGDYYFMEALCKLKGNDLYLF
- a CDS encoding ThuA domain-containing protein, with amino-acid sequence MKKALIVWGGWDGHEPDKVAAIFAGILREHQFDVEVSDTLEAYADAEKLLGLDLIVPVWTMGEISKEQVANVSAAVQNGTGLAGCHGGMCDSFRNNVDWQFMTGGQWVAHPGNDGVHYKVEIKPGSSPLTEGIEDFFVDTEQYYLHVDPAVEVLATTRFPIVDGPHRLNKSVDMPVVWTKRWGVGRVYYNSLGHHADVALLPPVKELMTRGLLWAAAGKQRALELQAAGALGAAGTGAYTGMGDSQ